The Salmo salar chromosome ssa06, Ssal_v3.1, whole genome shotgun sequence genome window below encodes:
- the LOC106608053 gene encoding fermitin family homolog 1 isoform X1 — protein MINTAEYGNMSWELSVQVDQRDGDEGMRFKFRVKGDLHIGGLMLKLVEKIKAPQDWSDHALWWEQRSCWLLKTHWTLDKYGVQTDADLRYTPQHKPLCLQLPNMKTVKLTVSYSAVVFKTVVKICRALNIRRPEELSLLKPPDDLPKKKKMKKDKNPALEEILDMDIFNGGSGGTGSPLYSKTMVPTYDPENGTPASATSLWFGDNPLTSSQPNLPPAELAKMYQQLSMVDKAIINAGWLDSSRSLMEQGIGEHDRLQLRFKYHCFFDLNPKYDAVRITQLYEQARWSILLEEINCTEEEMLMFASLQYHICKMTMSTEPLDFSNEPEIDEVEAALSNLEVTLGGKTDRILEDITDVPKLADSLKLFRPKRLALRSYKEYWFVFKDTTISYYKNKETASGEPIEQLHLRGCEVVPDVNVTDKKFGIKLLLPVADGMSEVYILCDNETQYAKWKAACTLASKGKTMAYSSYRSEVKNIQSFLQMKSLAPPQSAPDLDAMEINAECFVSPRYTKRYKTKQLTARILEAHQNIASLSLNEAKMRFIHAWQSLAEFGIKYYIVRFRGSKKNELMGISYNRLIRIDMSTGLPVTTWRFANMKQWNVNWEIRQVAIDFDQNVSIAFSCVSCDCKVIHEYIGGYIFLSTRSKDQNETLDEELFHKLTGGQE, from the exons ATGATAAACACGGCAGAGTATGGCAACATGTCGTGGGAGCTGTCAGTCCAGGTGgaccagagagatggagatgagggTATGAGGTTTAAATTCAGAGTCAAGGGAGACCTGCACATTGGAGGACTCATGCTCAAACTGGTGGAGAAGATCa AGGCCCCTCAGGACTGGTCAGACCATGCTCTGTGGTGGGAGCAGAGGAGCTGTTGGCTGCTGAAGACCCACTGGACCCTGGACAAGTATGGTGTCCAGACAGACGCTGACCTACGATACACTCCCCAGCACAAACCCCTGTGCCTGCAGCTGCCCAACATGAAAACGGTCAAACTCACCGTCAGCTACTCTGCCGTCGTCTTCAAGACCGTCGTAAAGATCTGCAGAGCACTCA acATCAGGAGGCCAGAGGAGCTGTCCCTGCTGAAGCCTCCAGATGACCTGcccaagaagaagaagatgaagaaaGACAAGAACCCAGCGCTGGAAGAAATCTTAGACATGGACATCTTCAATGGAGGCTCTGGGGGAACAG GCAGTCCCTTGTACAGTAAGACCATGGTGCCCACTTATGACCCAGAGAACGGGACTCCAGCCTCGGCCACCAGCTTATGGTTTGGGGACAACCCCCTGacctccagccagcccaacctGCCCCCTGCAGAGCTGGCCAAGATGTACCAGCAGTTGTCCATGGTGGACAAAGCCATCATCAACGCAGG GTGGCTGGACTCCTCCCGCTCCTTGATGGAACAGGGCATCGGAGAACATGACAGACTGCAGCTACGCTTCAAATACCACTGCTTCTTCGACCTCAACCCAAAg TATGATGCTGTGAGGATAACCCAGCTGTATGAACAGGCTCGCTGGTCCATCCTACTGGAGGAGATCAACTGCACTGAGGAGGAGATGCTCATGTTCGCCTccttacag TATCACATATGTAAGATGACCATGTCCACGGAACCTCTGGACTTCTCCAATGAACCGGAGATAGATGAAGTAGAGGCTGCCTTATCCAATCTAGAGGTCACACTTGGAGGAAAAACAGACAGAATATTG gaAGACATCACAGACGTTCCAAAGCTGGCAGACTCCCTTAAGCTGTTCAG GCCTAAAAGGTTGGCATTGCGTTCATATAAGGAGTACTGGTTCGTGTTTAAAGACACCACCATCTCCTACTACAAGAACAAAGAGACAGCTAGTGGAGAACCCATAGAACAGCTGCATCTCAGAGGATGTGAGGTGGTCCCTGACGTCAACGTGACGGACAAGAAGTTTGGCATCAAGCTGCTGCTCCCAGTGGCTGATGGGATGAGTGAGGTCTACATCCTCTGTGACAAC GAGACGCAGTATGCCAAGTGGAAGGCAGCGTGTACTCTGGCCTCCAAGGGCAAGACCATGGCTTACAGCTCCTACAG GTCGGAGGTGAAGAACATCCAGTCGTTCCTGCAGATGAAGAGTCTGGCGCCCCCCCAGTCTGCTCCAGACCTGGACGCCATGGAGATAAACGCTGAGTGCTTTGTCTCTCCTAGATACACCAAGAGGTACAAGACTAAACAG CTGACAGCGAGGATCCTGGAGGCCCATCAGAACattgccagtctctctctcaatgaAGCTAAAATGCGCTTCATCCATGCCTGGCAGTCCCTGGCTGAGTTTGGTATCAAATACTACATTGTCAG GTTCCGAGGCAGTAAGAAGAATGAGCTGATGGGTATCTCCTATAACCGTCTGATCCGTATTGACATGTCCACTGGCCTGCCTGTCACCACCTGGAGATTCGCCAACATGAAACAGTGGAATGTCAACTGGGAGATCAGACAG GTGGCCATAGATTTTGACCAGAATGTGTCGATAGCCTTCTCCTGTGTGAGCTGTGACTGTAAGGTGATCCATGAATACATAGGAGGTTACATCTTCCTCTCAACACGCTCCAAAGACCAGAACGAGACACTGGATGAGGAACTCTTCCACAAACTCACTGGAGGACAGGAATGA
- the LOC106608053 gene encoding fermitin family homolog 1 isoform X2: MKTVKLTVSYSAVVFKTVVKICRALNIRRPEELSLLKPPDDLPKKKKMKKDKNPALEEILDMDIFNGGSGGTGSPLYSKTMVPTYDPENGTPASATSLWFGDNPLTSSQPNLPPAELAKMYQQLSMVDKAIINAGWLDSSRSLMEQGIGEHDRLQLRFKYHCFFDLNPKYDAVRITQLYEQARWSILLEEINCTEEEMLMFASLQYHICKMTMSTEPLDFSNEPEIDEVEAALSNLEVTLGGKTDRILEDITDVPKLADSLKLFRPKRLALRSYKEYWFVFKDTTISYYKNKETASGEPIEQLHLRGCEVVPDVNVTDKKFGIKLLLPVADGMSEVYILCDNETQYAKWKAACTLASKGKTMAYSSYRSEVKNIQSFLQMKSLAPPQSAPDLDAMEINAECFVSPRYTKRYKTKQLTARILEAHQNIASLSLNEAKMRFIHAWQSLAEFGIKYYIVRFRGSKKNELMGISYNRLIRIDMSTGLPVTTWRFANMKQWNVNWEIRQVAIDFDQNVSIAFSCVSCDCKVIHEYIGGYIFLSTRSKDQNETLDEELFHKLTGGQE, from the exons ATGAAAACGGTCAAACTCACCGTCAGCTACTCTGCCGTCGTCTTCAAGACCGTCGTAAAGATCTGCAGAGCACTCA acATCAGGAGGCCAGAGGAGCTGTCCCTGCTGAAGCCTCCAGATGACCTGcccaagaagaagaagatgaagaaaGACAAGAACCCAGCGCTGGAAGAAATCTTAGACATGGACATCTTCAATGGAGGCTCTGGGGGAACAG GCAGTCCCTTGTACAGTAAGACCATGGTGCCCACTTATGACCCAGAGAACGGGACTCCAGCCTCGGCCACCAGCTTATGGTTTGGGGACAACCCCCTGacctccagccagcccaacctGCCCCCTGCAGAGCTGGCCAAGATGTACCAGCAGTTGTCCATGGTGGACAAAGCCATCATCAACGCAGG GTGGCTGGACTCCTCCCGCTCCTTGATGGAACAGGGCATCGGAGAACATGACAGACTGCAGCTACGCTTCAAATACCACTGCTTCTTCGACCTCAACCCAAAg TATGATGCTGTGAGGATAACCCAGCTGTATGAACAGGCTCGCTGGTCCATCCTACTGGAGGAGATCAACTGCACTGAGGAGGAGATGCTCATGTTCGCCTccttacag TATCACATATGTAAGATGACCATGTCCACGGAACCTCTGGACTTCTCCAATGAACCGGAGATAGATGAAGTAGAGGCTGCCTTATCCAATCTAGAGGTCACACTTGGAGGAAAAACAGACAGAATATTG gaAGACATCACAGACGTTCCAAAGCTGGCAGACTCCCTTAAGCTGTTCAG GCCTAAAAGGTTGGCATTGCGTTCATATAAGGAGTACTGGTTCGTGTTTAAAGACACCACCATCTCCTACTACAAGAACAAAGAGACAGCTAGTGGAGAACCCATAGAACAGCTGCATCTCAGAGGATGTGAGGTGGTCCCTGACGTCAACGTGACGGACAAGAAGTTTGGCATCAAGCTGCTGCTCCCAGTGGCTGATGGGATGAGTGAGGTCTACATCCTCTGTGACAAC GAGACGCAGTATGCCAAGTGGAAGGCAGCGTGTACTCTGGCCTCCAAGGGCAAGACCATGGCTTACAGCTCCTACAG GTCGGAGGTGAAGAACATCCAGTCGTTCCTGCAGATGAAGAGTCTGGCGCCCCCCCAGTCTGCTCCAGACCTGGACGCCATGGAGATAAACGCTGAGTGCTTTGTCTCTCCTAGATACACCAAGAGGTACAAGACTAAACAG CTGACAGCGAGGATCCTGGAGGCCCATCAGAACattgccagtctctctctcaatgaAGCTAAAATGCGCTTCATCCATGCCTGGCAGTCCCTGGCTGAGTTTGGTATCAAATACTACATTGTCAG GTTCCGAGGCAGTAAGAAGAATGAGCTGATGGGTATCTCCTATAACCGTCTGATCCGTATTGACATGTCCACTGGCCTGCCTGTCACCACCTGGAGATTCGCCAACATGAAACAGTGGAATGTCAACTGGGAGATCAGACAG GTGGCCATAGATTTTGACCAGAATGTGTCGATAGCCTTCTCCTGTGTGAGCTGTGACTGTAAGGTGATCCATGAATACATAGGAGGTTACATCTTCCTCTCAACACGCTCCAAAGACCAGAACGAGACACTGGATGAGGAACTCTTCCACAAACTCACTGGAGGACAGGAATGA